The genomic DNA TAAAAGAATTGAAAGCGGCAGTCCCTCAGTCCCATCAGGATTTTCTGGCCAATCTGCCCTGGGTCATCGAACATCCTGATTATCTGATCGTCCATGCTGGCCTCGATCCGAATTCGCCGACCGAAATGCAATTAAGAATATTGAGGCAGAAGGATTTTTCTCTGAATCGGCCGCAATGGCTGTGCGATAAAAAATTTGCAGAAGATCCAGTCCCTGAGGATTGCCGCCAGACGGTTATCTCAGGTCATGTCTGGTTTCGGGATGTGATTTTTGCTCCACAGAAAATTCTATGCGATACCACCGGCGGTCGAGAAGGGGATTTGAGCGCGGTCTTGATGCCCGAGCGTAAAGTGATTACCTCTGGAAGACAAAGACGATCTGCTGCTCCACTGCCGATGCCAACTCATTCAGGACCAACGGATACGGAAACTTCTCGTAGCTGGTGGAA from Rubinisphaera italica includes the following:
- a CDS encoding metallophosphoesterase, coding for MQLLTEIEGSIAVIGDLHGQVEKLGIVLDRIQDAPDFDNRWVVFVGDFVDRGPETRETLDMVLEFIDYHPKTTAVAGNHDFAMCASLGLIDTPEYSNWAERWLDHYDAQTTFASYGVPFGELKELKAAVPQSHQDFLANLPWVIEHPDYLIVHAGLDPNSPTEMQLRILRQKDFSLNRPQWLCDKKFAEDPVPEDCRQTVISGHVWFRDVIFAPQKILCDTTGGREGDLSAVLMPERKVITSGRQRRSAAPLPMPTHSGPTDTETSRSWWKFW